The following DNA comes from Diprion similis isolate iyDipSimi1 chromosome 14, iyDipSimi1.1, whole genome shotgun sequence.
TACGTTACTTACACAACGACCCAAGAGCATCCATTAAACGCCATGCTCTCGATCTTCTTCACTCTTTGGCTAGGAGAGGTGCACATCTCTGGCCACAGGGGGCACTCACAAGTCTGATCGGTATgtcttaaatttttacaaattagaATTCCTGGCAGACGTGATCTAAAATTATTAAAGATAGTCAAGCAAATAATGAAGTAAAACAAGatggtaaattttattttcgatttatGTATGCACTAGTTTGGATGTGGATGAGATataatgtaattttcaaattaaacatATGCGGAGATTTTACTTTCTACAGGTTTAAGTTTAGCCAATAAGCctgatatatttatttcctGTTAAAGATAGCACAACAACACTGTTACAAGATGGAACCGTTAACTCTGGTCTTCTAATTAGAACTTTGGATGTAATAGAGgtgatgtaatatttttaacttttttgaaCATTTGTAAAGAAAGTTAATTCCAAAAAAAGTTTAAGTGCAATCTATTCCGAGGCTcaagactgattttcaaaaattacaggTGCTTAGTCAAAGTGCGGTAACCTGTGATGCGAATATGGAGAAAGATAGCCCGCTACTCTGCCTGTGTGTCCACGCATGTTACTCGCCGGATCTTCTCGTCGCCGTCAAAGCAGTTACAATTTTGGCTAGAGTAGCTTGCTACTGGTAAATaaacacttttatttttccattagGAAATCTCGTAAATCCTTAAACTGTGATCAATAATGATTCTACATTCAACTAGTTACGAAGAAGGTTTGCCGGCATATGGAGATGCTGACGTGGTGTCTTGCCTCGAGTCGCTGATCGTTTTGTTGGCATTAGACGACAGTCATCTACGCCAGTTAAAAGTATGCCTGCGATCGACGGTGAAGCTGTGCGAAGCTAATCCTAAACATTGCCCCATATTCGTTGACGCCATTGGATCAACTCTGATAAATGCTAACACCGAAGGAGGGCAAGAAAAGGGTCAAACTGTAGCACTGTGCGAAGCATTGGGGGCTATAGGCAGTTTAGGTGAAAATGCGCTGCTCCCGCTCCTTCCTGACATTCTGTTGAAGCTTGAACAAACCTCTCACGTTCACACAAAGGTAGCGAAAAGTTCTGTGTGTATGGATATTTTAATTGGGAGAGTACACGAATAGACGgctgaaaattatacaattggATTGGGgcttgttttattcaaaagtttgTAGATCAAGCtttatttagatattttcTTTACTAGAACCGAGCACAGAAAGCATTTTTATTGACGTTAATGTGAACCATTATGCTCTGGGACATGTTTTGCAGTGCCTACGAATGATTAGCGATGATATCTCAGAAACGGCTGAAGTGATTCACTTCAAAATTGGGGATAGTATTCTTGGATAGTTTATTCTCTCTGTCACGAtccaaattgttttttaatcatcATATTTCTTCGTTGATTAACAGAAAAGGTTGCCAATTTTCGACAGAGCGAAACAGTTGATGTGTTTGTCAATAACAATGCTTcctattaatattaatttaaaaaaaatgcaaacgaAGCTTGATCTACATGCTTTTGCTCAAAACAAACCCTAAATGAGTTCCTAAAATTCACCATCTTGTCGGATTTCTACTCGTATATATCTGCTTAAGTGCAGCAGCTTTGCTAGGATttggaaatgaatattttttgcttGTTAGGTGATGCTGTGCACTTTACTCTTCCAAACTGTGGCAGGTGGTTACGAATGGAACGCAGAGTGTTTGAAAGCGGTTGAGAAAGTCGTTGTTAGCGTTGACGGATGGGCCAAATACCGTATCGCTCGTGGAGCTGCGAGGTACGGCCATCATAGTGTGTCTACAAAGATATTTCAAAGCCTCAAGGAAACCGTTGCTTCTGAGCAGTTACACTTTTGGCTATCCGGTCTTTATTTGGTCACCAGCGCAGAGAGTCATCTGTTGTGAGTTCAAATTAACAATTGTCAAATTTTGGTTTTACCAGTCATTCACTAAATTGTAACAAAACTGATTGTTTTGGGTTTAATATAATGCAGGGACGATCCAAAAGAGAGTGACGGAGTCAAGAAAAAACTGGGCACAGTCGAACGACTAAATGGAGCAATTGCCCGGTATGCTAGCGCATGTGCATCCCTTAAAGCAGCTAGCACGCCGTTACGGAGTCTACAATTCGCCAGCGAGTATTCAAAATTGCGATGTGAATTTCTTCAGTGTATGGTGCAGCTTCTACATTCCTGCAGGTCAATGTTGCACCGTGTAATAATCTTGCATTGTGGCAAAGACGCATTTTGTGACAAGTAACTTATTTCAAACATGGCTTAATGCAGATGTTAACTTAATTTATTTCTGTCGATTGCAGGTCTTTGTGCACTGCTCCACCACCAGCAATTGCGGCCACAGTTGTTTTAGCCACTAGAGATGACTTGCAGCGTTTTGGACGTGTTACACAACAGGTGAATATAGATCgtatttggtaaaaaatatttatctagGTGAATAAAAAACGTATTTCTTCCCTTCAACCAGCTGAGAAAGTCTGCAAAAGAGTTGAGGAATTGCGCAGAGAATTACCAAAAGCTTTATCAATCTGCATTTGACGCTGATCCAGGATCACTAGCAAACATCAGAGCGTATCCTTTTCACCAAAAAATCACTTTAACAGGTCTAGTAGCCGGAAACCTTGCTTATgctagtgaaaaaaattaccttttcaatttgaaaatcttatttATTATAGTTATTTGAAACCGTGTATAGGGTTTCAGTATCCATTTGCAAGAACTAATTAGTCccttacaaaaattaataataatcacagtCGCAGATGAttgctttaaaaaatattacttttcggcaaaaaaagaaaaactaaaagtCGTACTTGAattggaaaaacaaaataatattaaggaaatatatttatcatcAGTTCTGCCTGAGCCATCGATCGGTTTTTTGTGTTAAAACTCCTTAATATGAACTCTACAGTTTGCAAGAAATGTGTCGTTTGATGGCTAACAGCGTGGAACGAGTCTGTGGGGGTGTCGGAGCAGCGATGTGCCAGCCTAATGAAACGGAATTCAATTTTGGTGAATCCGTCGAGATGAGGCAATTGGCACGTTGTTGCACAGAAGTGTACAGATTGGCGCCGAGCTGTGGTAGAGAAGGCGAAGGAGAAGGTGGGGCGATTAGTCACGTAAGAGTCGGGTGTTTAATAGCGCAGGTGACGCTGCTGGCTGGGGGTAAAGTCAGGCTTCCATTGCCCCGCTACTTTTTCCAAGCCCTGCAGGCCACCAGTGTGAAGCTCTCCGTTTCTCCACAACCGCGTGTTCTTGGCGAGCCTGTTTCTCTACCTCAAGGAAGCCAGCTTGCCCTGAAAGTTGAGGGTGTCTTGAGACACGGCAGACGTGCATCTCTGTTTCGGTCTGTCGCTGCAGTCTGCATTTCCATTTCAACTGCCCCGCCATCTAAGATCAACACAGATCAGAAGGTCCGATTTTGTTTACTCTAAATTTTACCTGACTAGTGAAATCACGACGATGACTGTATATTGCTTGTCGTTTACAGGATACGAACATGAACGAACTACAGCAAACGGTGATACCTCACCGCGACTTTTTCGCCTGTGAGTTTCTACTCTCCTTAGGAAGTCCTGGGGCCGCAGCTGCTGTCTGCGGAGGTAGCACAAGTGGAAGTGGTGGCGGACAATATCAAGTGACCGCTAGTGCGAGTATTTTGGACAAAGCTGGGAATGTGTGGAAGTGTGGACCTCGTTCGACTCTCCAAGTTCGCGTACACGAGGAACCTACAAAACGGAAATTACCGTGATCCGTGCAAGATATGTGAGATAAATTAGAGTGGACGAGGGCAGATACTGCActggaatcgattccgaaagtAAGTATCCGTTATGCATTTTCCAGCAAGAGAATTTGCATTCAATGTTTTGTAAGCAGGGTAGAAAATGAGGGAGAAGAGTGTGTAGAGCTAGATATTCAAATAGTTGGGAAACGATGGActtcaaaacaaattttacatgccattattaaaatatatatagtagTATATTTTCTAGTAACGGTTCAATACAAAGTATAACATtggagtataaaaatatataaaatataatatacataactTGACAATGATATACGTATAGGTGTATATCAGCTTAAATAATGCAACATAACAACTttcatgaatatttatcaattaaatatatcctttttttatttattaacaaacCAATATTGATTTCCGATGgcaaaaacaattaaattagTTTGTTTTCGTCGTAATACTCAAGAACTAGTTCTATTTGAAACATTATGCTCATATTTTTACTATATTGTAAATACGTTTCTGAATTAATGCAGGGAGTAGATGATATTTTGCGTGAAACaattacgataaaaatttcatacctgTTTCActcgagaaaaataaattgactcATAACTGTATTTTTTCATGATAATAATACTTTTCTCTTAGCGTATtcgtaaattaaatttcatctaCAGTAAGTTAATCGTACCCCTTAGAGTAACAGCAGCCAAGGAAcaataattgttataaataagtatataGAAAATACAGACAGGAGgatattgattttattcaatcgGTTTAAATAGTTCAATTTGATTCATCGATTTCGAGATCTTTTCTGTTAAAATTACCTTTACTTCCTCCAGTTTTTGAAAGGAGGCAAATATCAGATATAACCATAGAATAACGGGGAGTTACAGACTTGCACATGTCATATATCGTTAGTGCAGCCACACTGACAGCCGTTAATGCCTCCATTTCAACTCCCGTTTTTCCCGTACATCGTACTTCCGACTCAATTTCTACTACGTTCAGCGTCTCGTTCAATGTCAGACGCACATCGACGTAATTCAAAGCTAACGGATGACAGAGAGGTATCAAATCTGAAGTGCGTTTAGCAGCCATTATTCCTGCCAATTGTGCGACTGTCAAAACATC
Coding sequences within:
- the LOC124414860 gene encoding integrator complex subunit 7; translation: MIGMRMNAFNDTGLGEPEQDANSALIELDKGLRSNKIGEQCEAIVRFPRLFEKYPFPILINSSLLKLADVFRIGSNFLRVWVLRVCQQSEKHLDKILNVDEFVRRIFSVIHSNDPVARALTLRTLGSVAGIIPERQQVHHSIRRSLDSHDSVEVEAAIYAAQMFAAQSKLFAVSMCSKISDMIRGQATPATMKLQLIPILQYMHHDTSTASMVNDLCMELLGSYPAVEFVRVTLSALTTLASATLVDVPEQVALLLRYLHNDPRASIKRHALDLLHSLARRGAHLWPQGALTSLIDSTTTLLQDGTVNSGLLIRTLDVIEVLSQSAVTCDANMEKDSPLLCLCVHACYSPDLLVAVKAVTILARVACYCYEEGLPAYGDADVVSCLESLIVLLALDDSHLRQLKVCLRSTVKLCEANPKHCPIFVDAIGSTLINANTEGGQEKGQTVALCEALGAIGSLGENALLPLLPDILLKLEQTSHVHTKVMLCTLLFQTVAGGYEWNAECLKAVEKVVVSVDGWAKYRIARGAARYGHHSVSTKIFQSLKETVASEQLHFWLSGLYLVTSAESHLLDDPKESDGVKKKLGTVERLNGAIARYASACASLKAASTPLRSLQFASEYSKLRCEFLQCMVQLLHSCRSLCTAPPPAIAATVVLATRDDLQRFGRVTQQLRKSAKELRNCAENYQKLYQSAFDADPGSLANIRALQEMCRLMANSVERVCGGVGAAMCQPNETEFNFGESVEMRQLARCCTEVYRLAPSCGREGEGEGGAISHVRVGCLIAQVTLLAGGKVRLPLPRYFFQALQATSVKLSVSPQPRVLGEPVSLPQGSQLALKVEGVLRHGRRASLFRSVAAVCISISTAPPSKINTDQKDTNMNELQQTVIPHRDFFACEFLLSLGSPGAAAAVCGGSTSGSGGGQYQVTASASILDKAGNVWKCGPRSTLQVRVHEEPTKRKLP